In one Neobacillus sp. WH10 genomic region, the following are encoded:
- a CDS encoding C39 family peptidase has product MKKMVLINIMLLILLIGLKTISAGKFNLQTVVEVKEAVQSKTSKVVSQLDTKLQNTSKNFLKGEGEPLRKDTKNSEEPIFPDSMLLDVPLLNQMDQPKLFNGCEVTSLAMILNYHGMKVTKNELAKNIKTVPLTYQNGKKGNPNVGFVGDMANGPGLAVYNKPVFELTQKYAGDRAVNLTNSSFNDLLKKVGQGLPVWIITTNNFSPVSNFQTWDTPQGKIDITFSEHSVVITGYDENYIYVNDPYGEKNKKLNHESFIKAWEQMGKQAIVIEK; this is encoded by the coding sequence ATGAAAAAAATGGTGCTTATCAATATTATGCTATTGATATTATTAATTGGTCTAAAAACAATATCAGCAGGCAAGTTTAACTTGCAGACTGTCGTTGAAGTGAAGGAAGCAGTACAATCTAAGACAAGTAAGGTTGTGTCTCAATTAGACACTAAACTACAAAATACAAGTAAAAACTTCCTTAAGGGTGAAGGGGAACCTTTAAGGAAAGATACAAAAAATAGTGAAGAGCCAATTTTTCCAGATAGTATGCTGCTGGATGTGCCATTATTGAATCAGATGGATCAACCTAAACTTTTCAATGGCTGTGAGGTAACGAGTTTGGCGATGATTCTTAACTATCATGGGATGAAAGTGACAAAAAACGAATTGGCAAAAAATATAAAAACAGTCCCTTTAACCTATCAAAATGGAAAAAAGGGAAATCCAAATGTTGGATTTGTCGGAGATATGGCAAATGGTCCTGGATTAGCAGTTTACAATAAACCGGTATTTGAACTGACTCAGAAATATGCGGGGGATAGAGCAGTTAATTTAACGAATAGTTCCTTTAATGATTTACTAAAAAAGGTGGGGCAAGGGCTACCTGTGTGGATAATTACAACTAATAACTTTTCACCAGTCTCGAATTTTCAAACGTGGGATACTCCGCAAGGAAAAATAGATATTACCTTTAGTGAGCATAGTGTCGTGATTACCGGATATGATGAAAACTATATCTATGTAAATGATCCATATGGAGAGAAAAACAAAAAATTAAACCACGAGAGTTTTATTAAGGCATGGGAGCAAATGGGTAAACAAGCGATTGTTATCGAAAAATAA
- a CDS encoding HD-GYP domain-containing protein, with translation MISHEEQRTVKWFLLFFYIIVIGYDFFYYFFLPIFVTDKKSGVPSNFWYLNYLVLLILIPVMYYLSKVNKQSWIKYVFIISYLSTAFIVDIITYWDRGKDYSSGNVVEVFLMLSLPLFLDKRYFWLVSLGLAAKYILTSIILHISFFLILPIILIVILSIMSFFLLVRFQGYVKAISTSYDNQLKGIVKGVIATLELKDPYTRGHSERVASYALLLAQGLEKFSEDEQKSFYYACLLHDIGKVHIPDQILMKPGRLTKEEFEIIKSHPVVGADAVKNVEGIKDCICVIRSHHERWDGGGYPEQLKGEEIPLLARVASIADAFDAMTSSRSYRAAMPVEEAYQRIIEGKGSQFDPMLIEEFKNVFPAWVKFHEKYPWTKEWEFPKEVEK, from the coding sequence ATGATTTCGCATGAAGAGCAACGTACCGTCAAATGGTTTCTTCTATTTTTCTATATTATTGTAATTGGTTACGACTTTTTTTATTATTTCTTTTTACCTATTTTTGTTACGGATAAGAAGAGTGGTGTACCTAGTAATTTTTGGTACTTAAACTATCTAGTATTATTGATTTTGATTCCAGTTATGTATTATTTAAGTAAAGTAAATAAGCAATCTTGGATTAAATATGTGTTTATTATTAGCTATTTATCAACTGCTTTTATTGTTGATATTATAACCTATTGGGATAGAGGAAAGGACTATTCAAGTGGGAATGTGGTTGAGGTATTTTTGATGTTATCATTACCTCTATTCCTTGATAAAAGATACTTTTGGTTAGTTAGTCTTGGATTAGCCGCAAAATACATTCTTACTAGCATTATACTACATATCTCCTTTTTTCTTATCCTACCGATTATATTAATTGTAATTTTATCTATAATGTCCTTTTTCTTGTTAGTTCGCTTTCAAGGTTATGTTAAAGCAATAAGCACTTCGTACGATAACCAGTTGAAGGGAATTGTAAAAGGCGTTATTGCCACTCTAGAGCTTAAAGATCCTTACACAAGGGGACATAGCGAACGAGTTGCCAGCTATGCTTTATTATTAGCACAAGGGTTAGAAAAGTTTTCGGAAGATGAACAAAAATCATTTTATTATGCATGCTTACTACATGATATTGGAAAGGTTCATATTCCTGATCAGATTCTTATGAAACCAGGGAGACTGACAAAAGAGGAATTTGAAATTATTAAATCCCATCCTGTTGTAGGGGCTGACGCTGTCAAGAATGTCGAGGGAATAAAGGATTGTATTTGTGTTATTCGTTCACATCATGAGCGCTGGGATGGAGGAGGATATCCAGAGCAATTAAAGGGAGAGGAAATTCCTCTACTTGCTCGAGTGGCTTCTATTGCGGATGCCTTTGATGCGATGACATCTTCAAGATCTTATCGGGCAGCTATGCCGGTTGAAGAAGCCTATCAGCGTATTATTGAAGGTAAGGGTTCCCAATTTGATCCAATGCTCATAGAAGAATTCAAAAATGTCTTCCCTGCATGGGTCAAATTTCATGAAAAATATCCATGGACAAAAGAATGGGAATTTCCTAAGGAGGTGGAAAAATGA
- a CDS encoding amino acid permease C-terminal domain-containing protein: MKHKYLYYINWFVLSIVVEILYLRKNKLEPRSGFRVPFVPYIPILAFLFCGYLDLQMPAISWISFGVWHVIGLIVYIGYGHKHLTLNTSVEPMKKVGLIIVLNKNGKNRIIK; the protein is encoded by the coding sequence GTGAAGCACAAATATTTATATTACATTAATTGGTTTGTTTTGTCAATAGTTGTTGAGATTTTATATCTTCGAAAAAATAAACTAGAACCAAGATCAGGCTTCCGGGTACCGTTTGTACCATATATCCCAATTCTAGCCTTCTTATTTTGTGGGTATTTAGACCTGCAGATGCCGGCAATATCGTGGATCAGCTTTGGTGTTTGGCACGTAATTGGATTGATTGTTTACATTGGTTATGGACACAAGCATTTAACCTTGAATACCTCGGTGGAGCCGATGAAGAAAGTAGGTTTAATAATTGTATTAAACAAAAATGGGAAAAATAGAATAATAAAATGA
- a CDS encoding ATP-binding protein, which translates to MEESSNSPKLIFEENKANKLFLWLFYFLFFFFDIFYNYISSFKFKEEIVLITRDGLGFWLYICVFSLLPISIYISKKGNPYVVKYVFVIGYLVIDVIDNFLKYYGTSKTFFSGNIVELLFILYSPIFVNKKYLLTVSLGLIGKYLFLGLILQDFNVAFPILVFIALSALAYLLLLRFISYVKSLTTAYEELRQKEKLVVVGQMAAAIGHEIRNPLSSLKGFTQLQQESYPNTNDFYPIMIQEIDRINFIVNDLMYLGKPKEMQFEKARIEEIIAYTLSITQQQAERQGVTVETTIAGALPSLDCDEKQLKQVFLNLIKNAIESMPEGGRILVHAKGIESHKMYISIQDEGCGIADENILNLGEPFFTTKKDGTGLGLMVTNQIIKDHDGKLKIESEIGKGTRVKVMLPISHKKNGNE; encoded by the coding sequence ATGGAGGAAAGCAGTAATAGTCCTAAATTAATATTTGAAGAGAATAAGGCAAATAAATTATTTTTATGGTTATTTTATTTCTTGTTTTTTTTCTTTGATATTTTCTATAACTACATTTCTTCTTTTAAATTCAAAGAAGAAATAGTATTAATAACTAGGGATGGTCTAGGTTTTTGGCTTTATATTTGTGTTTTTAGTTTATTGCCAATTTCCATTTATATTTCAAAAAAGGGAAATCCTTATGTTGTAAAATACGTGTTTGTTATAGGATATTTAGTCATAGATGTTATTGATAACTTTTTAAAGTATTATGGTACTTCAAAAACTTTTTTTTCTGGTAATATTGTTGAGCTATTATTTATTCTTTATTCACCAATTTTTGTGAATAAAAAATATCTTTTGACTGTCTCTTTAGGATTAATAGGTAAGTATTTGTTTTTAGGATTAATCCTGCAAGATTTCAATGTAGCTTTTCCAATACTTGTATTTATTGCCCTGTCAGCACTAGCCTACCTTTTATTATTACGATTTATATCTTATGTTAAGTCCTTAACGACTGCTTACGAGGAGCTCCGTCAAAAAGAAAAATTAGTTGTAGTCGGTCAAATGGCTGCAGCAATTGGCCATGAAATTAGGAACCCACTTTCTTCACTTAAAGGCTTTACACAGTTACAACAGGAAAGTTACCCGAATACAAACGATTTTTATCCAATCATGATTCAGGAAATCGATCGGATTAATTTTATCGTTAATGATTTGATGTATCTTGGAAAACCAAAGGAAATGCAATTTGAAAAAGCTAGGATTGAAGAAATTATTGCCTATACACTTTCCATTACACAGCAGCAAGCTGAAAGGCAAGGAGTAACAGTTGAGACGACTATTGCTGGGGCTTTACCATCTCTCGATTGTGATGAAAAGCAACTGAAACAGGTCTTTCTTAATTTAATCAAAAATGCAATTGAATCAATGCCTGAAGGGGGAAGGATCCTGGTACATGCTAAAGGTATTGAGAGTCATAAAATGTATATTTCCATTCAGGATGAAGGCTGCGGGATTGCTGATGAAAATATCCTAAATCTAGGAGAACCATTTTTTACAACGAAAAAGGATGGAACAGGTCTTGGTTTAATGGTTACGAACCAGATCATCAAGGACCACGATGGTAAGTTAAAAATAGAAAGTGAGATTGGAAAAGGAACAAGGGTTAAAGTTATGTTACCAATATCACATAAAAAAAATGGAAATGAATAG